One genomic window of Borreliella garinii includes the following:
- a CDS encoding M15 family metallopeptidase, with product MKSIYVLLLIFINISLLTSNVSKKDLKILLKITKTMSEQCKNFIEKNPIQFLKEIKPLVDAEKNNLLTLINKKIPIPEDYKIPDLVNIDDFKDLKNLGAKNLKVRQILIKDLIQLIKDAKKNGIEIKIKSAYRTKEYQKFLFDYNVKTYGRKVAETQSAIPGHSQHHTGTTIDFINLDDNLLNTKEGKWLYENSLKYGFSLSYPKGHEIETGYKAEPWHYLYIGPKPCFIQKKYFNNLQHKLLEFWNHNKTNLINLIEKYAN from the coding sequence ATGAAATCAATCTATGTTTTATTGCTTATATTTATTAACATATCTTTGTTGACCAGCAATGTTTCAAAAAAAGATTTAAAAATACTACTAAAGATTACTAAAACAATGAGTGAACAGTGTAAAAATTTTATTGAAAAAAATCCTATTCAATTTTTAAAAGAAATAAAGCCTTTAGTAGATGCAGAAAAAAACAACCTCTTAACTCTAATAAATAAAAAAATACCAATTCCTGAAGATTATAAAATACCTGATTTGGTAAATATTGATGATTTTAAAGATCTTAAGAATCTTGGAGCAAAGAATCTTAAAGTAAGACAAATCTTAATCAAAGATTTAATTCAATTAATAAAAGATGCAAAAAAAAATGGAATTGAAATTAAAATCAAATCTGCTTACAGAACAAAAGAATATCAAAAATTTTTATTCGATTACAACGTAAAAACTTACGGAAGAAAAGTTGCAGAAACTCAATCAGCAATTCCAGGTCATTCCCAACATCATACAGGAACAACAATAGATTTTATAAATCTAGACGATAATCTGCTAAACACAAAAGAAGGAAAATGGCTTTACGAAAATTCTCTAAAATATGGATTTTCTCTTTCATACCCAAAAGGACATGAAATAGAAACTGGATATAAAGCAGAGCCTTGGCACTACCTATACATAGGTCCTAAGCCATGCTTTATTCAGAAAAAATATTTTAATAATTTACAACATAAACTTCTTGAATTCTGGAATCATAACAAAACAAACCTTATTAACCTGATTGAAAAATACGCAAACTAA
- the murD gene encoding UDP-N-acetylmuramoyl-L-alanine--D-glutamate ligase, with protein MRLDEIKNLNFLVMGLGLNGGGVALSRFLLKHGARLVITDLKSEAELALSIDSLKDFDDQIRYVLGKHDINDFKKADIVVKNPSVKPNNKYLKLAKRVETDISLFLIFNKNPIIAVTGTKGKSTLVSLLYQVLKKKYPRAKLGGNIGISPLSFFDQLDGRSPLILELSSWQLQSLENFNPILSIITNVYNDHQNYYLNFDDYIIDKSKIFVNQTSGIAIIQDKAYYKYFSKFESKAKVILFSEFNPLVLDQDVFYYNKGEVYFNDNLIGSFSESQVVFMIPKLIAFFVSYYLNMDLSHTFKILNKFRGIEHRLEFVKLVQNVMFYNDTASTIPDSTVLSVKSLKTNDNSINLIVGGTDKELDFSSFCKIINLVKTWILIKGSATVKIIKILEKSSIQYFVFDSLRDAVNYASKISSPGDIVLFSPASASFELFNNEFDRGLQFKNLVNMLG; from the coding sequence GTGCGTTTAGACGAAATTAAAAATTTAAATTTTTTAGTCATGGGGTTAGGTCTTAATGGAGGGGGAGTAGCTCTTTCTAGATTTTTATTAAAGCACGGGGCAAGGCTAGTAATTACTGATCTTAAAAGTGAGGCAGAATTAGCTTTAAGTATTGATTCTTTAAAAGATTTTGATGATCAAATTAGGTATGTTTTAGGTAAACATGATATAAACGATTTTAAAAAAGCTGATATTGTTGTTAAAAATCCTAGTGTTAAGCCCAATAATAAATATTTAAAGCTTGCAAAACGAGTTGAAACTGATATTAGCTTGTTTTTGATATTTAACAAGAACCCTATAATAGCAGTAACAGGCACTAAAGGTAAATCAACGCTTGTATCTCTTTTGTATCAGGTTTTGAAAAAAAAATATCCAAGGGCAAAGCTTGGAGGAAATATCGGGATATCTCCTTTAAGTTTTTTTGATCAACTTGATGGAAGATCTCCCTTGATTTTAGAGCTTTCTTCTTGGCAGTTGCAATCTTTAGAGAATTTTAATCCTATTCTTAGTATTATTACAAATGTTTACAACGATCACCAAAACTATTATTTAAATTTTGATGACTATATTATTGATAAGTCAAAGATTTTTGTAAATCAAACTTCAGGAATTGCGATTATTCAGGATAAGGCTTATTACAAATATTTTTCAAAATTTGAATCAAAAGCCAAAGTTATTTTATTTTCCGAATTTAATCCTTTAGTTTTAGATCAAGATGTTTTTTATTATAATAAAGGTGAAGTATATTTTAATGACAACTTAATTGGAAGTTTTTCTGAGTCACAAGTTGTTTTTATGATTCCCAAGCTTATTGCTTTTTTTGTTTCGTATTATTTAAATATGGACCTTAGTCATACGTTTAAGATTTTAAATAAGTTTAGAGGCATTGAGCATAGATTGGAGTTTGTTAAATTAGTTCAAAATGTAATGTTTTATAATGATACAGCTTCAACTATTCCCGATTCTACGGTTTTATCTGTTAAAAGTTTAAAAACAAATGATAATTCTATTAACTTAATTGTTGGAGGAACCGATAAAGAGCTTGATTTTTCAAGTTTTTGTAAGATCATTAATCTTGTAAAAACTTGGATCTTGATCAAAGGTAGTGCAACTGTAAAAATTATTAAGATTTTAGAAAAAAGTAGCATACAATATTTTGTATTTGATTCTTTAAGAGATGCAGTAAATTATGCTAGCAAGATTTCAAGTCCAGGCGACATTGTATTATTTTCCCCTGCTAGTGCTTCTTTTGAACTTTTCAATAATGAGTTTGATAGAGGCTTACAATTCAAAAATTTAGTTAATATGCTGGGTTAA
- a CDS encoding YggT family protein, translating to MVFLQIYRILILVRIILSWLVSSGINTNVFFRFIHIVTEPFLSFFRRIPFFTFGMFDFSPIAALITLTIFERMLAYGNYKLSTFIILFIVEIWGIFRSIFIAIVFFLLLRLLLLLLNLFQGSDFFKTVDSFLLPLSTRISGVITDKHMSYTSRLIIGSALMVAFIIIIEQVVFAIRVLGGYLPF from the coding sequence ATGGTATTTTTACAGATTTATAGGATTTTAATTTTAGTTAGGATCATTCTTAGCTGGCTTGTGTCCTCGGGAATTAATACTAATGTATTTTTCAGATTTATACATATTGTAACAGAACCATTTTTATCTTTTTTCAGAAGAATTCCTTTTTTTACATTTGGCATGTTTGATTTTTCTCCAATTGCAGCTTTAATAACTTTAACTATTTTTGAAAGAATGTTGGCTTATGGAAATTATAAGCTTTCTACATTTATTATTTTATTTATTGTTGAAATTTGGGGGATATTTAGAAGCATTTTTATTGCTATAGTTTTCTTTTTATTATTGAGATTGTTATTATTGCTTTTAAATTTGTTCCAAGGTTCAGACTTTTTTAAAACAGTCGATTCATTTTTACTTCCTTTATCTACTAGAATAAGTGGTGTAATTACTGACAAGCATATGTCTTATACTTCACGTTTAATTATTGGGAGTGCTTTAATGGTAGCCTTTATAATTATTATTGAACAAGTTGTATTTGCTATTAGAGTTTTAGGAGGATATTTACCTTTTTAG
- the recG gene encoding ATP-dependent DNA helicase RecG: MFLHEFEYELKGISGLGEKGVERLKNLQILNVKDLIEFFPVKYEDRQNIQTFPDFSKVKSFDMMTVFTVVGHKKFGDSSKKNLKLTARSINDEPFEILLFNRAFLENVFRIDKKFYIYSKFTYNDYSGLWSCSNFDSEVFTDSPERFKKILPVYSLTEGLTSKKISLYVREALEYFFKFGQTDIPKFLIEKYSLLSLSEALKEIHFPSSLEMLEKAKKTLIYREIFLLQFFSRYRSSKVLFREKKHLSRDLLERVVSSLPFELTEDQKISVDEIFSDLSSSKPMNRLLQGDVGSGKTLVALLSGLPLIEAGYQVAFMAPTDLLARQHYDNLSNILSSFNISVTLLTGSLKKKDKEQALESIKSGVSGLIVGTHSIFYESTEFKRLAYVIIDEQHKFGVVQREELKNKGEGVDILLMSATPIPRSFALTLFGDLEVSLIKTLPKGRLPITTYLAKHGNEDKVYDFLRKELLKGHQVYFVYPLISSSEKFELKDVNNMYLKLKEVFSEYVVDMLHSKLPSDLKEEIMKNFYSKKVDILVATSVIEVGIDCPNATCMVVEHAERFGLSTLHQIRGRIGRSNLQSFFFLLYKEPLTSAGKFRLKTIKENLDGFKIAEEDLRLRGPGNLFGLEQAGYLKLKISNFVDDRDVIVLIRKELDLFFDDKSSYDKLDIDLLNNLFCSYLNVGRSI; this comes from the coding sequence ATGTTTTTACATGAGTTTGAATATGAGCTTAAAGGTATAAGTGGCCTTGGTGAAAAAGGGGTTGAAAGGCTAAAAAATCTGCAAATTTTAAATGTTAAAGATCTTATTGAGTTTTTTCCTGTAAAATATGAAGATCGTCAAAATATACAAACTTTTCCAGATTTTTCTAAGGTGAAAAGTTTTGATATGATGACGGTGTTCACTGTTGTCGGGCATAAAAAATTTGGGGATAGTTCTAAAAAAAATTTAAAGTTAACGGCTAGAAGTATAAATGATGAGCCTTTCGAAATTCTACTTTTTAATAGGGCTTTTTTAGAGAATGTTTTTAGAATAGATAAAAAATTCTATATTTATTCTAAATTTACTTATAACGATTATAGTGGGTTATGGAGTTGTTCTAATTTTGACAGTGAAGTTTTTACTGATAGTCCTGAAAGATTTAAAAAAATTCTTCCGGTTTATTCTTTAACAGAAGGCTTAACATCAAAGAAAATTTCATTATATGTAAGAGAAGCTCTTGAATATTTTTTTAAGTTTGGCCAAACAGATATTCCTAAATTTTTAATAGAAAAGTATTCTTTGTTGTCGTTAAGCGAGGCTTTAAAAGAGATTCATTTCCCAAGTTCATTAGAAATGCTTGAAAAGGCAAAAAAAACTTTAATTTATAGAGAAATTTTCTTGCTTCAGTTTTTTTCAAGGTATAGATCTTCTAAGGTTCTTTTTCGAGAAAAAAAACATTTATCAAGAGATTTGCTTGAAAGAGTTGTCTCAAGCTTGCCCTTTGAGCTTACAGAAGATCAAAAAATTTCTGTTGATGAGATATTCTCAGATCTTAGCTCTTCTAAGCCAATGAATAGATTACTTCAGGGTGATGTTGGAAGTGGCAAAACCCTTGTTGCCTTGCTTTCAGGGCTGCCTTTAATTGAAGCTGGATATCAAGTGGCATTTATGGCACCTACTGATCTTTTGGCTCGTCAACATTATGATAATTTATCCAACATATTGTCTTCTTTTAACATTTCAGTGACTCTTTTGACAGGTAGTTTGAAAAAGAAGGATAAAGAACAAGCATTAGAAAGTATTAAAAGTGGAGTTTCTGGTTTAATAGTTGGAACACATTCTATTTTTTACGAAAGTACAGAATTTAAAAGATTAGCATATGTTATTATTGACGAGCAGCATAAATTTGGAGTTGTTCAAAGAGAAGAGCTTAAAAATAAAGGAGAAGGGGTAGACATACTTTTAATGTCTGCAACACCTATTCCTAGAAGTTTTGCGCTAACACTTTTTGGTGATCTTGAAGTCTCACTTATTAAAACTTTACCCAAGGGCCGTTTACCTATTACTACTTATTTAGCAAAACATGGCAATGAAGATAAAGTTTATGATTTTTTAAGAAAAGAGCTCTTAAAGGGTCATCAGGTTTATTTTGTTTATCCATTGATTTCATCTTCAGAAAAATTCGAATTAAAAGACGTTAATAATATGTATTTAAAATTGAAGGAAGTGTTTAGTGAATATGTTGTAGACATGCTTCATTCTAAGTTGCCATCTGATTTAAAAGAAGAAATTATGAAGAATTTTTATTCTAAAAAGGTAGATATTTTGGTGGCTACTAGTGTTATTGAGGTGGGAATCGATTGTCCAAATGCAACTTGCATGGTGGTAGAGCATGCTGAGCGTTTTGGACTTTCTACTTTACACCAAATTAGAGGTCGTATTGGTAGAAGTAATTTGCAATCTTTCTTCTTTTTACTCTATAAGGAGCCTTTGACAAGTGCTGGAAAATTTCGATTGAAAACCATAAAAGAAAATTTGGATGGATTTAAAATAGCAGAGGAGGATTTAAGGTTAAGAGGGCCTGGTAATTTATTTGGGCTTGAGCAAGCAGGGTATTTAAAATTAAAAATATCTAATTTTGTTGATGATAGAGATGTTATAGTTTTAATTCGAAAAGAACTTGACTTGTTTTTTGATGATAAATCTTCTTACGATAAGCTTGATATTGATTTGCTAAATAATCTTTTTTGTTCTTATTTGAATGTCGGAAGAAGTATTTAG
- a CDS encoding lipid II:glycine glycyltransferase FemX → MTIEKIKTKEMEENYLQSELWALIKTTKNSNWKTIAFKSDVLGKIVVMQRRLFKNFYLAYIPHPEFSNKTLENIDIDKIGKTIKEFSIKIKPYLHKNTIFLRFDLMYYYQRTLNDKYYPLKINIKYLKKSFDDIQPSNTTILNLNNSLEDILLNMKKKTRYNIKLSTKKNLNITIDDKFKHLNEFYKLYKETSKRDKFTIHSEEYIKNLIEIFEQDKNAQIKLIIAFYNNIIISGIIMGIYKEKAVYLYGASSKKYRNLMPNYAVQFKAIQILKKLGIKEYDFLGIPPIANKKHPLSGLFAFKTGFGGDIIHRIGCYDFIYKNFIYQIYANLEKLRYFYYKVIRKKI, encoded by the coding sequence ATGACTATTGAAAAAATAAAAACAAAGGAAATGGAAGAAAATTATCTTCAAAGCGAACTGTGGGCATTAATAAAAACAACAAAAAACAGCAATTGGAAAACCATAGCATTTAAAAGTGATGTTCTTGGTAAAATTGTTGTAATGCAAAGAAGACTGTTTAAAAATTTTTACTTAGCATATATTCCACATCCAGAATTCTCAAACAAAACTCTTGAGAACATTGATATTGACAAAATTGGCAAAACTATTAAAGAATTTAGCATAAAAATAAAACCCTACTTACATAAAAATACAATTTTTTTAAGATTCGATTTAATGTATTACTATCAAAGAACACTCAATGACAAATACTATCCGCTAAAAATTAACATCAAATATCTAAAAAAATCATTTGATGACATACAGCCCTCAAACACAACAATATTAAACTTAAACAATTCTCTTGAAGATATTTTGCTTAACATGAAAAAAAAAACAAGATACAACATAAAGCTCAGCACAAAAAAAAATCTGAATATAACAATAGATGATAAATTTAAACATTTAAATGAATTTTATAAACTCTACAAAGAAACTAGCAAAAGAGATAAATTTACTATCCACTCAGAAGAATATATAAAAAACCTCATTGAAATATTCGAACAAGACAAAAATGCTCAAATAAAATTGATAATTGCATTTTATAACAACATAATTATTTCTGGCATAATAATGGGAATTTACAAGGAAAAAGCAGTCTATCTTTACGGAGCTTCCAGTAAAAAATATAGAAATTTAATGCCGAATTACGCAGTGCAATTTAAAGCAATACAAATTTTAAAAAAATTAGGAATAAAAGAATATGATTTTTTAGGAATTCCCCCAATTGCAAATAAAAAACACCCCTTATCTGGTCTTTTTGCTTTTAAAACAGGATTTGGAGGAGATATCATTCACAGAATTGGATGCTATGATTTTATTTACAAAAATTTTATTTATCAGATTTATGCAAATCTTGAAAAACTCAGATACTTTTATTACAAAGTAATAAGGAAAAAAATTTAA
- a CDS encoding MATE family efflux transporter, translated as MYSLSVLKKNKIYKDLLKIAIPTAIEFFLFNFISLTDNAMVAYLGDYPVAGVSLANKFFELFVTIGFAMVGAYNIIATRQYNRGDFKSFRNTFFISILIIILFSFPFILISKLNPFFLLRLISNDVQAVYYGAIYLNIAIFSFVFAIIKGLVANALKVVEIVKFQVYISVFSVLLNLILNYIFIFGFRMGVVGAAIATTVIRALELIVYLIYTVFNKNSVLNLRLDDLNINIKSFVQLIKFFIPILLNDFIWFFGYLVLTSIFIGIDTHKYAAYSISFSIYFIIFNIINSFCISLNIMMGYEMHNSKKEVMKVAIYLGNIGFKLAFLTSFALFVFSFFAPYIFYTLKYSQLTGIILRYSSISAFFMALAFQYLFGFFRAGASPSFGAIMEGSVTFIYTIPIAFILANYTNLPFEIIVFIPALEDAIKLAISLPYFYSERWIKPVKTSWWV; from the coding sequence ATGTATTCATTAAGTGTGTTAAAAAAAAATAAAATTTATAAAGATCTTTTAAAGATTGCAATTCCAACTGCTATTGAGTTTTTTTTATTTAATTTTATTTCTCTTACAGATAATGCTATGGTTGCATATCTTGGCGATTATCCTGTTGCAGGAGTTTCTCTTGCAAATAAATTTTTCGAACTGTTTGTTACTATTGGGTTTGCTATGGTAGGAGCTTACAATATAATTGCTACAAGGCAATACAATCGGGGCGATTTTAAGAGTTTTAGAAATACATTTTTTATTAGTATATTAATTATTATTTTATTTTCTTTCCCGTTTATATTGATTTCGAAATTGAATCCTTTTTTTTTACTTAGATTAATTTCTAATGATGTGCAGGCAGTTTATTATGGAGCGATTTATTTAAACATAGCTATTTTTTCCTTCGTATTTGCAATCATAAAAGGACTTGTTGCCAATGCTCTTAAAGTTGTTGAAATTGTTAAATTTCAAGTTTACATTTCTGTTTTTTCGGTGCTTTTAAATCTAATATTAAATTATATTTTTATTTTTGGTTTTCGTATGGGAGTAGTTGGAGCTGCTATTGCAACAACAGTTATTCGTGCCTTAGAGCTTATTGTTTATCTTATTTATACAGTGTTTAACAAGAATTCAGTTTTGAATCTTAGGCTTGATGATTTAAATATTAATATTAAGTCGTTTGTTCAGCTAATTAAATTTTTTATTCCAATCCTTTTAAATGATTTTATTTGGTTTTTTGGCTATCTTGTGTTGACATCAATTTTTATAGGAATTGATACTCATAAATATGCTGCTTATAGTATATCTTTTTCTATTTATTTTATTATCTTTAATATAATTAATTCCTTTTGCATCTCTTTAAATATTATGATGGGCTATGAAATGCATAATAGTAAAAAAGAAGTCATGAAAGTTGCAATCTATTTAGGTAACATTGGCTTCAAACTTGCTTTTTTAACATCTTTTGCATTGTTTGTATTTTCATTTTTTGCTCCCTATATTTTTTATACATTAAAATATTCGCAACTTACAGGAATTATTTTAAGGTATTCTTCTATTTCTGCCTTTTTTATGGCGCTTGCTTTTCAGTATCTTTTTGGATTTTTTCGTGCAGGAGCATCTCCAAGTTTTGGGGCTATTATGGAAGGTTCTGTAACGTTTATTTATACTATTCCTATTGCTTTTATTTTAGCAAATTATACAAATTTGCCTTTTGAAATCATTGTTTTTATTCCAGCTCTTGAGGATGCAATAAAACTTGCTATTTCGCTTCCTTATTTTTATAGTGAAAGGTGGATTAAACCTGTTAAAACAAGTTGGTGGGTTTGA
- the metG gene encoding methionine--tRNA ligase, protein MKKMNLVTAALPYVNNIPHLGNLVQVLSADAFARYSKMSGIETLYVCGTDEYGTATETKALIEKTTPLELCNKYYEIHKSIYKWFNIEFDIFGRTTNKHHQDIVQNFFLKLEKNGYIKERETEQFFCNKDSIFLADRYVIGECPECQSIAKGDQCENCSKLLNPIDLINPKCIICKSKPVLKKTNHLYIDLPKIKTKLEKWIKNSTTSKNWNTNALKMTNAFLRDGLKERAITRDLKWGIPVPKKGYENKVFYVWFDAPIGYISITKNIVKNWESWWKNNEQVNLVQFIGKDNILFHTVIFPCIEIGSKGNWTILNQLSSSEYLNYENLKFSKSEGTGIFGNDVITTGIPSDVWRFYIYYNRPEKSDFQFMWQDLMERVNTELIDNFSNLVNRVLTFQKKFFGDVIETIEIQNKFWKQIIPKYNKILNLFKKTELKSALKEILKISSLGNKIFQDNEPWKRKDSSPQETKELISNLIYLVRDLSILMMPFIPETSKKIQQFFGNSYQFSTKILGTKSGIKRIEFTEILFNKLDQKKINNLKLKYSGEKNMEEKEQPENLFREKVLLKVVKINKIERNPEAKNLFILKLDDGTNENKQIVSSLEGYYTEEELLGKHIIIVDNLKPAKFRGIKSEGMLIAAEDKNKNFKIVIVEDSIKNPIPGERIILENDQNKDLICPPKIDINKFSKANIVAEDGELKINGINLILEHSKNKILSKDIPNGIVC, encoded by the coding sequence ATGAAAAAAATGAATCTGGTTACAGCTGCTCTACCCTATGTTAACAACATTCCTCATCTTGGAAATTTAGTACAAGTATTATCAGCTGATGCTTTTGCAAGATATTCTAAAATGTCAGGAATTGAAACTCTTTATGTCTGTGGAACAGATGAATATGGAACAGCCACAGAAACCAAAGCCTTGATTGAGAAAACTACCCCTTTAGAACTTTGCAATAAATATTATGAAATACATAAATCAATTTACAAATGGTTCAATATTGAATTTGATATCTTCGGTCGCACAACCAATAAGCACCATCAAGACATTGTACAAAATTTTTTCCTAAAATTAGAAAAAAATGGCTATATAAAAGAGAGAGAAACTGAACAGTTTTTTTGCAACAAAGATTCAATATTCTTAGCTGATAGATATGTGATAGGAGAATGCCCAGAGTGCCAAAGCATAGCTAAAGGAGATCAGTGCGAAAATTGTTCTAAGCTTTTAAATCCAATAGACCTAATAAATCCAAAATGTATAATTTGTAAAAGCAAACCTGTTTTAAAAAAAACCAACCATCTTTATATAGATCTTCCCAAAATAAAAACAAAACTTGAGAAATGGATAAAAAATTCGACTACTAGCAAGAATTGGAATACAAATGCCCTTAAAATGACAAATGCTTTTTTAAGAGATGGTCTTAAAGAAAGAGCAATTACAAGAGACCTAAAATGGGGAATTCCTGTGCCTAAAAAAGGTTATGAAAATAAAGTATTTTATGTCTGGTTTGATGCTCCAATAGGATATATTTCAATTACCAAAAACATTGTAAAAAATTGGGAATCTTGGTGGAAAAACAATGAGCAAGTAAATCTTGTACAATTTATTGGAAAAGACAATATATTGTTTCACACAGTTATATTCCCTTGCATAGAAATTGGAAGTAAAGGAAATTGGACAATATTAAATCAGCTCTCATCAAGCGAGTACTTAAATTATGAAAATCTTAAATTTTCAAAATCAGAAGGAACAGGAATTTTTGGAAACGATGTTATTACGACAGGAATCCCTTCTGATGTTTGGCGATTTTATATCTATTATAACAGACCCGAAAAATCTGATTTTCAATTTATGTGGCAAGATCTTATGGAAAGAGTAAATACAGAGCTTATTGATAATTTTTCAAACCTTGTCAACAGAGTATTAACATTTCAAAAAAAATTCTTTGGAGATGTAATAGAAACAATAGAAATTCAAAATAAATTTTGGAAACAAATAATACCAAAATATAATAAAATACTAAATCTTTTTAAAAAGACAGAACTAAAATCTGCGCTAAAAGAAATACTTAAAATTTCATCCCTTGGAAACAAAATCTTTCAAGATAATGAACCGTGGAAAAGAAAAGATAGCTCTCCGCAAGAAACAAAAGAACTAATCTCAAACTTAATATACCTAGTCAGAGATTTATCTATTTTAATGATGCCATTCATTCCCGAAACAAGCAAAAAAATACAACAATTCTTTGGCAACAGTTATCAATTTTCTACCAAAATTCTTGGAACTAAATCGGGAATTAAAAGAATTGAATTTACAGAAATATTATTCAATAAACTAGATCAAAAAAAAATCAACAATTTAAAGCTGAAATATTCAGGAGAAAAAAACATGGAAGAAAAAGAACAACCAGAAAACTTATTTAGAGAAAAAGTGCTCTTAAAAGTTGTGAAAATAAATAAAATAGAAAGAAATCCAGAGGCTAAAAACCTATTCATATTAAAACTAGATGACGGAACTAATGAAAACAAACAAATAGTAAGTAGCCTTGAGGGATATTATACAGAAGAAGAGCTTTTGGGAAAACATATAATAATAGTAGATAATCTAAAGCCTGCAAAGTTTAGAGGAATAAAATCTGAAGGAATGCTAATAGCTGCTGAGGATAAAAATAAAAATTTTAAAATTGTAATTGTAGAAGATTCAATCAAAAATCCTATTCCTGGGGAGCGAATAATACTTGAAAACGATCAAAATAAAGATCTCATTTGCCCACCTAAAATTGACATAAATAAATTTTCAAAAGCTAATATAGTAGCAGAAGACGGAGAGCTTAAAATAAACGGAATAAACTTAATATTAGAACATTCTAAGAATAAAATATTGTCTAAAGATATTCCAAACGGAATAGTTTGCTAA
- a CDS encoding MATE family efflux transporter, translated as MIKKFKNYDQIIKELFIIAIPTAFESLLFQMVTFFDNFMISYLGSFHITGVSLANRVTFLFFIIVFGLGTTLSAYVSQAIAKKKFLQIRQSFAYILSIGTTIGIIFFIFSFFFPKNILRLFTANQNSLNFGSEYLKIISWSYVLMAYSFLSAMGFKSAKEVKIPLYVTSIVVLINIVFNYIFIFGFSMGIKGAAYSTVLARIVEFVFYFLYSLIGDNSYYRIKFSDFFASKIVTRANLKLIIPVLSHELFWVLSITILHAFYSRVGSIEYASFAVASNLFDICFVLLHGMGLATGVVIGHLMIHDKKHVRSVGFFLSFLGFLLGIFVAILLIGISGFAPYIFSKLNSPKLVSVFIYVFASIVVFKAFTLQVLVGVFRASGIPNVCFFIESGAIVFYTLPVAYLLVFYTNLSLPMVVFIVNAEEIIKNIFIMIEFFHDDWIREIDY; from the coding sequence ATGATCAAAAAGTTTAAAAATTATGATCAGATAATAAAAGAGCTATTTATTATAGCTATTCCTACAGCTTTTGAATCGCTTTTATTTCAAATGGTAACTTTTTTTGATAATTTTATGATCTCCTATTTGGGTTCTTTTCATATTACAGGAGTTTCTTTAGCAAATAGAGTAACTTTTCTTTTTTTTATTATTGTGTTTGGACTTGGTACAACTTTAAGCGCTTACGTGTCCCAAGCAATTGCAAAAAAGAAGTTTCTTCAAATAAGACAATCTTTTGCTTATATATTATCAATTGGAACTACAATAGGAATAATTTTTTTTATATTTTCATTTTTTTTCCCAAAAAACATTCTTAGACTATTCACAGCTAATCAGAATTCTTTAAATTTTGGATCAGAATATTTAAAAATTATTTCATGGTCTTATGTGTTAATGGCATATTCTTTTTTATCAGCCATGGGGTTTAAGAGCGCTAAAGAAGTAAAAATACCTTTGTATGTTACTTCTATTGTTGTTTTAATAAATATTGTTTTTAATTATATCTTTATTTTTGGTTTTAGCATGGGAATAAAAGGTGCTGCATATTCTACTGTGCTTGCTAGAATTGTTGAGTTTGTTTTTTATTTTTTATACAGCTTAATAGGTGACAATTCATATTATCGGATTAAGTTTAGCGATTTTTTTGCTTCAAAGATAGTTACTAGAGCTAATTTGAAACTAATTATACCTGTTTTATCGCATGAGCTTTTTTGGGTATTAAGTATAACTATTTTGCATGCATTTTATTCTCGTGTTGGGAGTATTGAATACGCTTCATTTGCTGTTGCATCAAATCTTTTTGACATTTGCTTTGTATTGCTTCATGGCATGGGACTTGCAACAGGCGTTGTTATTGGGCATTTAATGATTCATGACAAAAAACATGTTAGGTCAGTTGGATTTTTTTTATCTTTTTTAGGATTTCTTTTGGGTATTTTTGTAGCTATTTTGCTTATTGGAATATCGGGCTTTGCACCTTATATTTTTAGTAAGTTAAATTCTCCTAAACTTGTTAGTGTGTTTATTTATGTTTTTGCAAGTATTGTAGTTTTTAAAGCTTTTACGTTGCAAGTTCTTGTTGGCGTTTTTAGGGCCAGTGGCATCCCAAATGTTTGTTTTTTTATTGAATCAGGGGCAATTGTTTTTTATACACTTCCGGTTGCTTATTTATTAGTGTTTTATACAAATTTAAGTTTGCCAATGGTGGTTTTTATTGTAAATGCTGAAGAGATCATTAAAAATATATTTATCATGATTGAATTTTTTCACGATGATTGGATACGAGAGATTGATTATTAA